A window of the Streptomyces formicae genome harbors these coding sequences:
- the tgmA gene encoding putative ATP-grasp-modified RiPP — MTQTPAPWGTQRMRPYAATTTVPQYTPVIDLETQIAVIVDEYGRTVELGSHGTSTSGLTPTTTTPGDGSGPGGATDADSTESYDQDQSSD, encoded by the coding sequence GCACGCAGCGAATGAGGCCGTATGCGGCCACCACCACGGTTCCGCAGTACACGCCCGTGATCGACCTCGAGACGCAGATCGCAGTGATCGTGGACGAGTACGGCCGGACGGTCGAACTGGGTAGCCACGGCACCAGCACGAGCGGTCTGACACCCACGACGACCACACCCGGTGACGGGTCGGGTCCGGGCGGCGCGACCGACGCGGACAGCACCGAGTCCTACGACCAGGACCAGAGTTCCGACTGA